The DNA region TATTTGCTTATTTCTATTATGTAAAATACGTTGTTTATATTGCTGAACTTTTTCTGTAGCATATTCTTGCACATTAAGCTGACATAGTTGCGCCACTTGATTCTGAATTTCTCTATTTTTATGCGGATTATCTTGTAAGTAAGGTGCATAATAGTTAGCATTAAATAGACGCAATACTCTAGCTGATTCAAGATTTATAGGTTGTTCTTCGATTAAAGATTTTAGTAAAGATTCCTGCTCTAGGGAAACTGTACACGCTTCGTTCCAATAAGCAGGAGCTTCCATTAATCCTCGCTGTATTAGGTGTTTAGCAAAGACTTGATCGGTTAAACTCTTTGAAAGTGAGTAGCATAATTTAGCAATTTCTATTCCTTGAGAATAATTGTAATCTCTTAAATAAAAACTAGCGAGATGACGCAGAAGTTCTGTATTTTCAGGTTCCAGCCGTAAACATAGCTCAATCAATGATATTGCTACCTTAGGCTGCTGCATAGAATGGGCGATTTTAACTGCGGCTGGCAGCAAAATATTAATGAAAGATTGAGGCTCACTAACATGGGTTAGACAACATTTTGCAAACTCTAGGACAGAGGAATGCAAAGGGTCGTCATTGATGATACTCCCTAATACTTGCAACAATAACTCAATATCTATAATTGCTTCTGACTGAATTAACTCAATTACCTCTAGAGAAGTTAATTCATCACCAGTAAAAGTTTTTAGCTTGATAGATAGCTCAATCAAATAGAGAAGATTATTCACATATATAGGAGAAATTTCTCGTATATGTTGGCGAATTGCCCAAGCAACTGAATAATCTGCTAGTGTTTCTCTGCGTTCGGCTTCGGTTTGCAGAACCTTTATCAATTCTACAGTCCATTGCTCAACCTGTTGGACTTCTCCCTCCTCCATACCCAGCAGCCAAGTCATTTGCGCTTCTGCTTCTTGTCCCTGCAAGAGCAACATTAATCCTAAGTTCCAGTAGTGAGATTTCACTTCTGGCTCTGTTTCGATAGCTTGTTCATAGTAGCTAGCAGCTTGAGTATAGTTACCTTTAATAAAATATTGCTGGGCTTGCTGCTCTGATGGGGTGATGTCAGTAGGAATTTGCACAGAAGTCATAGTTAAGAATTTTCAGGATAGTACTAGTACTATTCCCAGAATTGAGAACAAAATTAAAGTGGGTAGTCTAAACTACCCACTTTACAAAGCTTGCAACTAAATATATCAATCCAGTTTTTACTTCGATGTCAACTCTGCAAAACTACTGGGACATGTTGGTAGTGATGGGGAAGTTGCTGTCGCTGTTGACGCTGATCCATTTACAGCAGTTGTTAGCTGACCAACATTGTTTGATTGACATAACACAGCTAGAGTAGTTGCTTCACTGGTAGATAATACTGTTGATTTAAGAACAACCCCTGCGTAGGATTTGAGAGGTGCTTTGCTAGATAAAGCATTATTGGTAACTAGAGTATCACTCCCGGTCACACTATAAACATAATTCTCAGTCTGGGTTCTAATACCAAGCCCTAACTGATCCATAACAGTAGTGAATGCTGCATTTTCCAAAAAGTATGCTTGTTGAGCGCGGTTCATAGAACCTGAGTACTGTTTAGCTTCTGACTGCTTACCTTTGTTAGCTTGGTTCAAGAAAGAAGGTAGTGCGATCGCAGACAAAATACCGATAATAATAATTACTACTAGTAATTCAATAAGTGTGAAACCTTCGTTTTCCTTTTTTTTGCCGATGATGTGTTGGAGAAACTTTGCTTTCAATTCGGTTTTCATAAGTGTTTTCCCTGGTATAGGAAGTGGTTGCGTGTTCTAGATATAACTTACCCAACT from Nostoc commune NIES-4072 includes:
- a CDS encoding O-linked N-acetylglucosamine transferase, SPINDLY family protein, with protein sequence MTSVQIPTDITPSEQQAQQYFIKGNYTQAASYYEQAIETEPEVKSHYWNLGLMLLLQGQEAEAQMTWLLGMEEGEVQQVEQWTVELIKVLQTEAERRETLADYSVAWAIRQHIREISPIYVNNLLYLIELSIKLKTFTGDELTSLEVIELIQSEAIIDIELLLQVLGSIINDDPLHSSVLEFAKCCLTHVSEPQSFINILLPAAVKIAHSMQQPKVAISLIELCLRLEPENTELLRHLASFYLRDYNYSQGIEIAKLCYSLSKSLTDQVFAKHLIQRGLMEAPAYWNEACTVSLEQESLLKSLIEEQPINLESARVLRLFNANYYAPYLQDNPHKNREIQNQVAQLCQLNVQEYATEKVQQYKQRILHNRNKQIKIGYLSHCLSRHSVGWLARWLIQHHTREQFDIYGYFINYKQVDDSLQGWYVQQFNQAYLGGIYSDDIAEKIYEDEIDILIDLDSITLDVTCEIMALKPAPVQVTWLGWDASGIPAVDYFIADPYVLPDSAQEYYTEKIWRLPQTYIAVDGFEIGVPTLRRDSLAIPSNAVVFLSAQRGFKRHPDTARLQMRIIKEVPNSYFLIKGIADSEAVQKFFMQLAEEEGVEYSRLRFLDLDPSESVHRANLAIADVVLDTFPYNGATTTLETLWMGIPLITRVGQQFAARNSYTMMMNAGITEGIAWTDEEYVQWGVRLGKDEKLREQISWKLRQSRHTAPLWNAKQFTRDMEKAYEQMWQRYLDI
- a CDS encoding type IV pilin-like G/H family protein — encoded protein: MKTELKAKFLQHIIGKKKENEGFTLIELLVVIIIIGILSAIALPSFLNQANKGKQSEAKQYSGSMNRAQQAYFLENAAFTTVMDQLGLGIRTQTENYVYSVTGSDTLVTNNALSSKAPLKSYAGVVLKSTVLSTSEATTLAVLCQSNNVGQLTTAVNGSASTATATSPSLPTCPSSFAELTSK